From the Astyanax mexicanus isolate ESR-SI-001 chromosome 9, AstMex3_surface, whole genome shotgun sequence genome, one window contains:
- the mgat4c gene encoding alpha-1,3-mannosyl-glycoprotein 4-beta-N-acetylglucosaminyltransferase C: protein MRLLLKYLDKMRCFRKRSTIPFLVVLITFLLFMNLYMEDGYVLEEDKRQLREASMHPLNSERYVHTFKDITNFSGTINVTYRYLAGTPLPRKKYLTIGLSSVKRKRGNYLLETIKSIFDQSSYEELKEIVVVVHLADFDLAWCESLVQEISRKFGHHIIAGRLLVIHAPEEYYPSLDGLKRNYNDPEDRVRFRSKQNVDYAFLLNFCTNLSDFYMMLEDDVRCSRNFLTALKKVVTSREGSYWVTLEFSKLGYIGKLYHSRDLPRLAHFLLMFYQEMPCDWLLIHFRGLLAQKDVIRFKPSLFQHMGYYSSYKGAENKLKDDDFEEDSLDIPDNPPATLYTNINVFESYDAAKAYSSVDEYFWGKAPSTGDFYVIVFNKATKISKIKITTGTDDRQNDILHHGALEVGEKLVGTKKGRQCSSYITLGEFKNGNIEVNDVDHKISFDIECVRIVVTANQKEWLIIRSISLWTTQPPSQ, encoded by the exons ATGAGGCTTCTGTTGAAGTACCTGGATAAAATGAGATGTTTCCGGAAGCGCTCCACCATCCCCTTTCTTGTGGTGCTCATCACTTTCCTCCTCTTCATGAACCTCTACATGGAGGATGGTTATGTTCTG GAGGAGGATAAACGGCAGCTGAGGGAGGCATCAATGCATCCGCTCAATTCTGAGCGCTATGTTCACACCTTCAAAGACATCACCAATTTCTCTGGAACCATCAATGTGACCTACCGCTACCTAGCTGGAACCCCCTTGCCTCGGAAAA aATATCTCACTATTGGACTGTCATCTGTAAAAAGAAAACGAGGGAATTATCTTTTGGAGACCATCAAATCCATTTTTGACCAGTCCAGCTATGAGGAGCTCAAAGAGATTGTGGTGGTGGTTCACCTGGCAGATTTTGACTTAGCTTGGTGTGAAAGTTTAGTTCAGGAGATCTCCAGGAAATTTGGGCATCATATAATTGCAGGGCGTCTTTTGGTCATCCACGCACCTGAGGAGTACTACCCGTCTCTTGATGGTCTGAAGAGGAACTACAACGACCCTGAAGACCGGGTTCGGTTCCGCTCCAAGCAAAACGTAGACTATGCTTTTCTGCTCAACTTCTGCACCAACCTGTCTGACTTCTACATGATGCTGGAGGACGACGTGCGATGCTCACGGAACTTCCTCACGGCCCTGAAGAAGGTGGTGACGTCTCGAGAAGGCTCATATTGGGTGACGTTGGAGTTCTCTAAGCTTGGCTACATTGGCAAGCTTTACCACTCGCGAGATCTCCCCAGACTTGCACACTTCCTCCTCATGTTCTATCAGGAGATGCCTTGCGATTGGCTGCTGATCCACTTCCGAGGCCTGCTGGCCCAGAAGGACGTGATCCGCTTTAAGCCGTCTCTTTTCCAGCACATGGGCTACTACTCCTCGTACAAAGGGGCTGAGAATAAACTGAAGGACGACGACTTCGAGGAAGACTCTCTCGACATCCCAGACAACCCACCTGCCACCCTGTACACGAACATAAACGTGTTCGAGAGCTACGATGCTGCCAAAGCTTACAGTAGTGTGGATGAGTACTTCTGGGGCAAGGCTCCCTCCACTGGAGACTTCTACGTCATAGTGTTCAACAAGGCCACGAAAATCAGTAAGATTAAGATCACCACTGGAACGGACGATCGTCAGAATGACATTTTGCATCACGGAGCTTTAGAGGTTGGAGAAAAACTGGTAGGAACTAAGAAAGGGAGGCAGTGCTCCTCTTACATCACGTTAGGGGAGTTTAAAAACGGGAACATCGAGGTCAATGATGTGGATCATAAGATTTCTTTTGATATCGAGTGCGTTCGCATCGTGGTAACAGCCAATCAGAAGGAGTGGTTGATCATCAGAAGTATAAGCCTGTGGACTACACAGCCTCCGAGCCAGTGA